A stretch of DNA from Leguminivora glycinivorella isolate SPB_JAAS2020 chromosome 12, LegGlyc_1.1, whole genome shotgun sequence:
agatggcggatatattaatatttttagcgttaattttaacacatatcaagctaagaatatgggccaaattgtcaaaactgagatttaaaagttttaagcctgtatcaagagatggcagtctatgcactatgattacattttaaattttactttgacagtaactttctATTACTTGATCCTCATTGCTATTGCAGACATTTTCAGAATATCTTTTTTGCAtattcatttgttttatttctagTAGAAACATTATTTAGTATCCAAATTATGAAGGGAAGTAAATGTCATGtcataaaataagataaatttatCAATGCCTTCAATTTCTAAGGAATCATAGTATTGTCTTTTGGTATCGCAGCAGGTGCTTGAAGCTATAAGATTATATGGATCACGACAGCAGAGGAATAATAAGTATAATGTATCAATAGTACCTATTGCATTTCTTTTGGCGTCAGAACCCGTTGGTATTTTGAAGGCCTGAACTCCTTAGAGATGGCCACGGGGCGCCATAAGCCTTTGGCAAGAAATGCATACCTACACTTAGAAATGTCGACCTACGGCACTATGACCTATGTTTATAGCATCATTTTAAATGTTTCAGAGCCACACGAGTAATACGACCAATCGGCAAACACGTAGCAGAAATGTTAGTAAAGCTAAGAGCACACGGCCTTGACCCAAAAAAGCTTGAGCTCGTCGGCCTTAGCCTGGGCGCCCACACCATGAGCTTCATTGCCAAAAACTACCGACTTTTAACTGGACAAAACATCTCCTCACTCACTGCCCTAGATGCTGCCGGGCCTTGCTTTAGACAAGCACCTTCAAACCAAAGACTTGACCCTTCCGACGCAGACTTCGTCCTAGCCATTGTCACAAACATGGACGGCTTTGGCATCGAGCTTCCTGTTGGTCATGTCATATTCTACGCCAATGGAGGCGAATATCAGCCAGGAGACATACCTTGGCTACCCTGCGACGTCTTTTGCAGTCACATCAGAGGATATATACTTTGGCTATCAGCTTTATTCAATCCTGGTACTTTCATTGGCGTACGCTGCGATACAATACAACAGGTCAGAGATGGGGAGTGCTACCATATAAAGCCAATGGTTACTAATACGTTAGATTTGTATACTGATAGAAGTAAACCAGGAATGTATTATCTTCGGACTACTAATGTGTACCCGTATGCTTTGGGGAAGAAAGGATTGAAGAAGCCAAAGCCAGGGGAATTTCGTATTTCAAAATCTTTATTAGGTGAtatttttttagtgaaatagGACAAATTAATGAGAAGTGCTAAGTATGAACGATATAATAATATCTGATATTAATTTGATATCGTTATGACTGCTACGACTGTTGCTACTGCTGCTTGAAAGTAAACGAAggatacacatacatacatacatacaatcacgcctgtatcccataaagaggtaagcagagcacatgaaactactaaagcttcagtgccactcttggcaaataaggggttgaaagaaacgaaactgtgacattgcagtgacaggttgccagcctctcgcctacgccacaatttaacccatatcccacagtcgccttctacgacacccacgggaagaaagggggtggtgaaattcttaacccgtcaccacacgaaggatacatttttaatatatttaagtattttgaaAATTCCTACAAACTGTCTTTTCTTGAAACgaaaatgattaaaaaatatgtaaatataccTAAGCATTACTATGTAACTACTAAAAAATTCAGGATAAACAATAAAACACAATCTTATTAACAACTGTCAATGTTTTCAAATCGCTGTCAACTGTACAGTGTACATTTAATTGTGAAAttataataacaatttcaaatatAAGAACATTTTTATGTTTAGTTATGTCACAACAAAGCATTTGAGGTCATTTtttaattaaggtttttaaacCCATCAAACACGAAATCTCAATTAGGTAATGTGTCAAAGTAAAAACTAGGTAGCCAGTCATTTCttaatataaacaacaaatcagATAAATATTTCTCTCTTTAGTCTTATAACAAttcaaaattatattgaactgaatttattcattaaataaattataattggtaTTAGGTATTATAAGATTTTTTGAAGGATTAAAACAGATAATCAGTTATAAAACTGTGAAAATATGATGAAAGTGGttcaaattgttattatttcctttatatcAGTAAATGCAGTGGAATATTCAAGAGAAACTGAAGGCTATTCAGAAGGATTCATTCCAGATTGTGAGTTGCtttcttttttttatggaataaattagtaattaaatatgtacttgctacatattattatattattattcagcACATATTTTTGAAAAGTGAAATACTGATACGAAACTACCTaaacacggtgtttccggtatcattCAAaagctcagacaccccaactgatttttatttttttaaacttatttagaatgttcattttttaatctgatgattattatttttttaaattgagttttaaattttctgtgcagctctactcggcttttaactctacactcaataaaataattgctagctaccatcatataccttcaaactgtttaattgtgtacgttactgcaacgacataaggtttaccaatagacagctatgtcaatgtaaagcactttaacctgtgtcacagtaaacttcaaattggacaggtgactcagtaagcaaatttaaacctaaaattcaaaatgacaaggttgtaattaggtacgagttcaatttgttatgacttatgataaactttaaaattaaactgacgcacaacgtctatctcgtagcggaaaaaataatcgtccaagtaaccagccagtattaatacccttaaatactgaaaaaggtatacaacttctaacaatatgatatgcacaatgttgtattacaaatttgtagaatgggcacgtaaacaataactaataatacaaattaaaacaaaaaatattacccccatcaagatatagctcaatcgattctactctcgattctgaacaaacagttttcaggtttttagtgttaagtgaaacacggtgtataaatgacctaaggtcagtgcgggcaagaccagcatagtttatttgaaataaagtttgagtggataaaactctataattaatgtagtctttcgtaatgcgcatggtcctatgggatagcaaatattatattttacaaagcttttataatattttggcgaACTAAGGtaattttaagtgataaaaatcacattttttaaggctcgacGGGTTTACCGTCCCCCCGCGGTgagttgaaattttaaacatataagcatttttccatttataaggcaagacgccatatgtcccgtagatggggttcataaccttttcttttcaggtccaatttagtcacgatattacaggctcatataaatccaactactatgataatttatttatattatcttCCATATACATGTgtttgtaaaacataaaaactacttatttgttttggaaactttgttattaagtaaaggtaataggatattaggtacgtgaattagtttggtaacatttcttagcaatgtctGGGTTTTGTATAGTCACTACCAGATTTGGGCAAAAAGTAATCGACTAACGATTAATGATTAAAATAAGACGATTAATTCGTTTAAATCGATTGAAAAGGACGATTAATGAGTTGTAATCGAAGATCTTTGATTAACGTTAATCGCGAATAAATTAATCGTCGACTAATTTAaacgatatttttttaaacgattTATTAGTCGGATAAAAGTTAATCgattaataggtacctatctcTGATCCAGGCATGGCCTTAATATTTCATATACGGGGTGTGAATCTAATACGCGATTGAACTCTTATGTTGACCGTTTCAAGTAGCTACGGGTACCCGACTGAAAGGTGAGCTGAACGATTATTAAGAGGTGTCGTGTTTAGCTTAGACGGCGGCGACCGCGCGGCGATACATCTCGAGGTCTCTCCTCACTCTTACTACCAAGAATTTCAATAacgatagtgctatctctgtcactctttactgtttGCGCAAAGTGCATACACAACGAGTTATGCTACTATCATTAATGACCAattggaaatctgacattgctgactgtcactttgacataaacaaattaataaataagattccaaattggtcattaattttgaaatcagcacccctgaaaacatatttgatgacacccatgacgacttttgtgtcaaagtgacagtcagcaatgtcaatttacgctcgggtagccgtaaaatagtcggttAAAACCGTTTTTAAGCGTACCCATACGGTTCCTGTTGGGTAAagctgattataaaaataatgaccaacttgaaaccctactctcttttgaaatatttgtcgccgcatttTGCACAATTtacatatacttaaacaaaaataataaaaaacgggtagaacttatgataattctaccaacttaaatatgatgatgaataatgcagtgtaggcttagccttacttctgttcacctcttatcattcttcacaaccatgtcacatatattttatttttacttaatactttcgaatgattttagtaacaccatacgaatcattaccaaagttgtatttcgaagttaaaatcaaaaacggtacaactaccaTTCAAAAACGTAGTTATATATTGAAATCGTTTatactcgacttatttccaataaagcctaaaaatggttggcaactccttgtttatcatatgccggtcttgcctttctcttttatgccggactttctgagtaggcacaatttctaagttacatatttcagaacataaaactagaaattgagcgcgttttgagtaaattaataggactagtcagaaagaacggttattaaatgactacgttacatatacaaatattccgactgcttctattttattttaattttttgcggaaccatgttgaactcgatgttcg
This window harbors:
- the LOC125232130 gene encoding phospholipase A1 member A-like, with product MMSGHLVKINLSYEVLRTYFVVFMILSVAAVEFSREAEGHPVGLLPDCPNSDKPAAIKPKSLKKLFVTVMNKEYRLTKSYDYYHIRSLAKNQDVDFSKKTLLYCGGYLDSNSWPFGRVLGELYKDLGYNVLLLDTLEFTARLYPQATRVIRPIGKHVAEMLVKLRAHGLDPKKLELVGLSLGAHTMSFIAKNYRLLTGQNISSLTALDAAGPCFRQAPSNQRLDPSDADFVLAIVTNMDGFGIELPVGHVIFYANGGEYQPGDIPWLPCDVFCSHIRGYILWLSALFNPGTFIGVRCDTIQQVRDGECYHIKPMVTNTLDLYTDRSKPGMYYLRTTNVYPYALGKKGLKKPKPGEFRISKSLLGDIFLVK